The following nucleotide sequence is from Acetivibrio cellulolyticus CD2.
TTAATATGCCCTTATTGCAGTCTAAAACTGCATGCTTGTCTCTAAATTCTGTCAGCACTTTAAAATCTGTATTGCTGAGTGTAGGTATCCCCACACTTTTAAGAATTATTGAGGCATGTGAAAAATATCCTGCTCCATCCTGAGCAACAACTCCCTTAACTTCCTTTTTGCTAAGCACACCAGCAATAATGGGGTTTAACTCTCTGACAACTACAATATGTGACGAGTCTATTTCATCAAAATTTACTTCATTGTCACTGTATATATTCTTTATCAACCTTTTTCTTACATCGTTCAAGTCAAAAATACGATGTTTTACATACTCATTGTCACTTTCTTCTATGCAGTCTATATACCTCTGAATACAAGTATAAATAGCCTTATCTGCATGAAACTTTTCCTGCCTTATTGCATTTTTTATTTCTTCAAAAAAGTAACTGTCATCCAGGATTTCCTTATAAAACTCAAAAATCCTGTTCTCTTCCTCACTAAGTATCCCTTTAAATCCGTCCTTCAAATCATGAATTTCAATAAACGTTTTACAAATAGCAACTTCAAGATCAGTAATCTGGCTTTCAACCTGTGACTCGTCAATTATTCCATGATTCACTTCATAATTTATATCTTTAATAAATATTAATTTACCAACACCTATACCACTAGATACAGGTATCCCCTCAAACACTATTCTTTCCATATTTTTATACATTGGATATATATTATCCTTTATTCCCCTACGTCAGTTATTAAATAACTTTCCAACTCTTTAATTGCCTGAGTTTCATCTTCACCCTCTGCAATTATAGTTATTTTATTACCACTCCCTACGCCTAATGAAAGAAGACCTAATAAGCTCTTTGCGTTTGCCTTGCGTTCACCTTTTTCAACCCAAATGTTGGCTTTGAAATTGGATGCCTTCTGAATAAACAGTGCAGCAGGCTTACCCTGTAATCCTGACACGTTATTAACTACTAATTCTTCCTTTGTCATGTTTTAATTTGCCTCCTAATATTAAATTCCCTAATCAGAATTATATCAAATAATGTACTGTAAGCAACTTAAATTTTATATTTTGTAAGCAATATTAGCAAGCCAAAGTTTTCAGAAAATAGTAAACCTTTCATTATCTCACAGAGCACTTAAAGGAAATTAAGCATATTGAATATGCAATTGCACTCAAATTAGTGATTAAAAATTCTCTAAGGTAATTTTGTATCTTTAATTTCATATAGCTTCACAGTCACTATGTCTCCTGCTACAGAGACCTTAATTACAATCGGATTACTGCGGTTGTTTATAAATTTTAAATCAGCACCACCATAAACTACGGTTGCATCTTTACCCTCTCCGACATATCCAACTTTATTGGAATGCGGGTGGCGTTCAGTAATGCTTAAACCTGCTTCTAGGGCTGCATTATAAAGAGTTGTTGCAATCTGACATATCCCTCCTCCAACGCCATACCCTTTTTTAGGACCATCTTTAGACTTTATAATAATAGGAGCTTTCTTATACCCCTTTTCACTTGTTCTCCTGCCTAATGTGCCATTAACCGAAAACTCCTCTTTTGGCATTACTTTTACATTATCTATATAGTTTCCAGCAATCTCAATATTACTCACCCTGGATTTTTGATCATCTAGTATTTTTGTAGAATAGCTTGCTATCTCAATAATGCTATTTCTTACAGTATCAGATGTTATATCCGGTTTTACATCTTCAACAATTGGATTTACTTCCGTTAATATTTTCTTTTCGGTAATTCCCTTTTTCTCAGTAGTCCCCGAGCTGCAGGCAGTGATAAAAGCAGTAATCATGCAAATAGCAACAGGTTTTATTATTTTAGCTTTGCAAAGCACTTCTGCCACCTCCTCTAATTCACACACATATCCCAGTTCTAGTTTTAAACCATAATCGCTTCCGTATAAAAAAGGAACTATATCTTCTAAAATATCCACATGCTCTTTAGAAGATATAGTATAGTGCCCTAATAGCCAACCATACGCTCAGCCAAAATGACGTATATAATACCAAGTACCAAATTCATAAGTCCGAGAACTACGTTGGCTATTATTAAAGTATTCCCGCTTCCTTTTATCTGTTTATTCAATAAAATACCGAAGGTTATTCCTGCTACAGCGAATAATGGAGAAATAAAAAATGTTAATGCCGCACTTATCCATCCTAGAATTACATACAATTTTGCATTTTCCCTAATTGAAATAGTTCCATTGTAGCTTTCATGTATGTCGTTTCTTGCAACTGATAGGTTTTCATCTACTTTATTCTTATCAAATGCAACGTGCGATTTGTCTTCATTTATAACATCAACTTCATTTTCTTTTCCATAAAATTCCTCGTCCATAGAATCACCTCCGTGTGATTATTATTAGTGATAAAAAGACATCTATTCAAGTATTATTTTCATAAACCTAAAAAACGATGTTAATTAACCATACGCTGTGCAAATTACATAAATCCTACAAAAAAGAAGAGCTTCCATAAAGAAAGCTCCTCTTTTTGATCATTTTTTTCGTTATTCATTTTGTAATAAATTTGCCGATTTCTTATCATTATTTTGTATTTCATTAACAGTATAAGCTTTGGACATAGTCGCTATTACTACCAACCCCATTAAAACATAGTAAATATCCTTAAACGTAGAATTAAAACAATACGCAATACGTATAAACATTTTTACCCCAAATTCAATATTACTTAGAACACCATACACAGTATAAGTGATACTTACAGGAATTCCAACGTATTTCATAATTTCTAAAATGTAATCCTTCATGAAGATCGCACAAATTATCAATCCAAAAGTCAAAAAAATACTTGATAGAAAATATAAAAGAATAAGCTTCTTTTCTTTTTTAATTTTCTGATAGTCGTCCATCAAGTTAATTCTACTCATCACTGTTATTTCAAAATCATCAGGTGGTTCAATTCCCTTGTCTTCTTCTAGGGATTTTACAATACTGTCATATTCCTGAAACTCTGCACAGCATACATTGCACTTGTTAATATGATGAATCAGTTCTGCATGCTCAGAATCGCTTAATTCACCATCTAAGTACTTCATAATATATTCATTAGATTGATTACAGTTCATAGAATTCCCTCCTTTCTTTCGGCAGATAGTTTTTCCTTAAGCATCTGCCTGGCTCTAAACAACCTGTTTTTTATAATAGTCATAGGCTCATTAAGAACCTTTGTCATCTCTTCGTATGAAAGTCCGTTCTTGTGGTAAAGTATTAATGGTACACGATATTTTTCAGGCAATTTCGAAAGTTCGTAATTAACTCTATCGCTTTGCTCACGTTTTAAGTAACTTGATTCAGGAGTATCTATATCACTGGAAACACCTACAGCCTCGTCAATAGGCATTGTATCAACCTTTTTCTTTCTAATAACATCCAAACAATAGTTTGTCGCAATTTTAACCGACCATGTTGAAAACTTGTACTGAGGGTCGTACTTATCCAATGCCCTGTATATTCTTATAAATACCTCTTGTGCTATATCGTTGACTTCTTCCTTATTATTAATCATATTATATATAACATTATATATCAACCTTTTATATTTTGTAATCAACTCGGAAAATGCTTCCTTATCACCTGCAAGGCATCTTTTTACAATCACAATATCCAGCGTTTCCAATAATATCTCACCTCCCCCTGTTTCAATAAATAGCAACAAATGATATAATATAAATATATTATTTTAATTTTCACTTAATCTTATTTACGCATTTAAATCTATTTTGTCTGATTCAAAATTTTTAATCCATGATATAATTATAGCTTAGATGCTATCAACTTCATAGAGTCCCATATGTAGTTACACATGCAAACAAATTTATTATAGGAATGGTGATTATATGATAGTTAAAAATGTTACTAAAAGCAGCATTTTATCAGATGATTTAAGTGTAGCCAACACCTTCTTCAAACGTTTTATGGGATTAATGTTCAAGCAGGAATTGCCTCATGGGAAAGGACTTCATATCGTTCCCTGCAATTCAATTCATATGTGTTTTATGAATTTTCCATTAGATATAATTTTCTTAAGCAAAGATATGGAGATCATAAGTATTATTGAAGGTATTAAGCCCTGGAAGGTTTCGCCAATCATCTCTAAGTCATATTCTGTATTGGAACTCCCCTTTGGAACAATAGCCCAAACCAATTCTAGTATTGGTGATGAGTTAGTTATTTTACCACTGTAATTTCCTTGATACAAGAAAAATAAAACAACCATAATTTCCTTAACATTAAAAAAAGGACCGGATAAATTATCCGATCCTTCTTTTATAAAATATTATTCAATGATCTTATTAACGTTTCCTGATCCAACAGTTCTTCCACCTTCACGGATAGCGAACTTTAATCCTTCGTCCATAGCTATTGGAGTGATCAGTTTGATTTTCATAGTGATGTGGTCACCAGGCATAACCATTTCTGTTCCTGCTGGAAGTTCAACAACACCAGTAACGTCTGTTGTTCTGAAATAGAACTGTGGTCTGTAGTTGTTGAAGAATGGAGTATGTCTTCCACCTTCTTCTTTAGTTAAAACGTAAACCTGAGCTTCGAAATAAGTATGAGGTTTGATTGAACCTGGTTTTGCAAGAACCTGACCTCTTTCGATATCAGCTCTTTGAATACCTCTTAAGAGAGCTCCGATATTGTCACCAGCAACAGCTGAATCAAGAAGTTTTCTGAACATTTCTATACCAGTAACAACAGTTTTCTTAGGAGCTTCCATCAAACCAACGATTTCAACTTCATCTCCAACTTTAAGTGTACCGTTTTCAACTCTACCTGTAGCAACAGTACCACGACCTGTGATTGAGAAAACATCCTCTACAGGCATGATAAATGGCTTGTCAGTAGCTCTTTCAGGAGTTGGTATATAAGCATCAACTTGTGCCATCAAATTCATAATTGGCTGATATTCTGGTGCACTAACATCTGTAGCAGTTGATTCAAGAGCAACAAGTGCTGAACCTCTAACGATCGGAATATCATCACCAGGGAACTCATATGAGGATAATAATTCTCTAAGTTCCATTTCAACTAACTCGATAAGTTCTTCGTCATCAACCATATCACATTTGTTTAAGAAAACAACTATGTATGGAACACCAACCTGACGAGACAAAAGAATGTGTTCTCTTGTCTGTGGCATAGGACCATCAGCAGCAGAAACAACAAGGATAGCTCCATCCATCTGAGCAGCACCAGTGATCATGTTTTTAACATAGTCAGCGTGGCCTGGGCAGTCAACGTGAGCGTAGTGTCTGTTGTCAGTTTCATACTCAACGTGAGCTGTTGAAATAGTGATACCTCTTTCTCTTTCTTCTGGAGCCTTGTCGATTTGGTCATATGCAGAGTAACTTGCCTTACCGAGGAAGCTCAATACTTTTGTTATAGCTGCAGTTAATGAAGTCTTACCATGGTCAACGTGACCTATTGTTCCAATATTAACGTGGGGTTTGCTTCTTTCAAATTTAGCTTTTGCCATTGTTAATTCTCCTCCTTTGTCAGTAATAATACTGATTTTTATTAGTTAACTATAATTATTTTTTACAGGGAATACACAGGTATTGTATATTCCCTGATTATTACTTATTTATTCTGCCATTATATACGGTCGATTATTTGCCTACTCTACCGCTAATAACAGATTCCTGAATGTTCCTAGGAACTTCTTCGAAATGGCTTATCTGCATTGTGAAGACACCTCTACCCTGTGTTCTTGAACGCAAAGTAGTTGCATATCCGAACATTTCAGACAA
It contains:
- a CDS encoding DUF192 domain-containing protein produces the protein MIVKNVTKSSILSDDLSVANTFFKRFMGLMFKQELPHGKGLHIVPCNSIHMCFMNFPLDIIFLSKDMEIISIIEGIKPWKVSPIISKSYSVLELPFGTIAQTNSSIGDELVILPL
- a CDS encoding VanW family protein, whose protein sequence is MDILEDIVPFLYGSDYGLKLELGYVCELEEVAEVLCKAKIIKPVAICMITAFITACSSGTTEKKGITEKKILTEVNPIVEDVKPDITSDTVRNSIIEIASYSTKILDDQKSRVSNIEIAGNYIDNVKVMPKEEFSVNGTLGRRTSEKGYKKAPIIIKSKDGPKKGYGVGGGICQIATTLYNAALEAGLSITERHPHSNKVGYVGEGKDATVVYGGADLKFINNRSNPIVIKVSVAGDIVTVKLYEIKDTKLP
- a CDS encoding HPr family phosphocarrier protein, with product MTKEELVVNNVSGLQGKPAALFIQKASNFKANIWVEKGERKANAKSLLGLLSLGVGSGNKITIIAEGEDETQAIKELESYLITDVGE
- the tuf gene encoding elongation factor Tu, producing MAKAKFERSKPHVNIGTIGHVDHGKTSLTAAITKVLSFLGKASYSAYDQIDKAPEERERGITISTAHVEYETDNRHYAHVDCPGHADYVKNMITGAAQMDGAILVVSAADGPMPQTREHILLSRQVGVPYIVVFLNKCDMVDDEELIELVEMELRELLSSYEFPGDDIPIVRGSALVALESTATDVSAPEYQPIMNLMAQVDAYIPTPERATDKPFIMPVEDVFSITGRGTVATGRVENGTLKVGDEVEIVGLMEAPKKTVVTGIEMFRKLLDSAVAGDNIGALLRGIQRADIERGQVLAKPGSIKPHTYFEAQVYVLTKEEGGRHTPFFNNYRPQFYFRTTDVTGVVELPAGTEMVMPGDHITMKIKLITPIAMDEGLKFAIREGGRTVGSGNVNKIIE
- a CDS encoding anti-sigma factor family protein, with translation MNCNQSNEYIMKYLDGELSDSEHAELIHHINKCNVCCAEFQEYDSIVKSLEEDKGIEPPDDFEITVMSRINLMDDYQKIKKEKKLILLYFLSSIFLTFGLIICAIFMKDYILEIMKYVGIPVSITYTVYGVLSNIEFGVKMFIRIAYCFNSTFKDIYYVLMGLVVIATMSKAYTVNEIQNNDKKSANLLQNE
- a CDS encoding sigma-70 family RNA polymerase sigma factor yields the protein METLDIVIVKRCLAGDKEAFSELITKYKRLIYNVIYNMINNKEEVNDIAQEVFIRIYRALDKYDPQYKFSTWSVKIATNYCLDVIRKKKVDTMPIDEAVGVSSDIDTPESSYLKREQSDRVNYELSKLPEKYRVPLILYHKNGLSYEEMTKVLNEPMTIIKNRLFRARQMLKEKLSAERKEGIL